A stretch of the Thalassotalea euphylliae genome encodes the following:
- a CDS encoding type 1 glutamine amidotransferase domain-containing protein, producing the protein MKKVLIPLTNHATLGETDQVNGTYAPELTHVVDVLNAAGIAYQLASIKGGAVPVYGTDIEDDNINTKVLSQPAFQAQLADTTPVSEINIDEFDAVFYPGGFGLLSDLAENREFGALAAKHYEKGGVIAAVCHGPACLLPIELSSGNKLLSTVAVTGFTREEEIDYNTINDIPFLLEESLARNAAQYRKVQPWGEFIVEDKRVITGQNPASAHAVGNALVNHLKG; encoded by the coding sequence ATGAAAAAAGTTCTAATTCCATTAACAAACCACGCGACACTTGGCGAAACCGATCAAGTAAACGGCACCTACGCGCCAGAATTAACTCATGTTGTTGATGTGTTAAACGCCGCAGGTATTGCTTATCAACTTGCCTCTATCAAAGGCGGCGCAGTTCCCGTTTATGGTACTGATATCGAAGACGATAACATTAATACAAAGGTACTTTCACAACCCGCTTTTCAAGCGCAGTTAGCTGATACAACACCTGTTTCAGAGATTAATATCGACGAATTTGATGCAGTTTTCTACCCAGGTGGTTTTGGCTTACTATCTGATCTAGCAGAAAACCGTGAGTTTGGTGCACTAGCAGCCAAGCATTATGAAAAAGGTGGTGTTATTGCCGCAGTATGCCATGGCCCAGCATGTTTACTGCCGATTGAACTTTCATCAGGTAACAAGCTGTTATCAACAGTTGCGGTAACTGGCTTCACCCGCGAGGAAGAAATTGATTACAACACAATTAATGATATTCCGTTTTTGTTAGAAGAGTCGTTAGCACGAAATGCTGCACAATACCGTAAAGTTCAGCCATGGGGTGAATTCATTGTTGAGGACAAGCGAGTTATCACAGGCCAAAACCCGGCAAGTGCTCATGCTGTGGGTAATGCGCTAGTCAATCACTTAAAAGGCTAG